In Spodoptera frugiperda isolate SF20-4 chromosome 13, AGI-APGP_CSIRO_Sfru_2.0, whole genome shotgun sequence, the following are encoded in one genomic region:
- the LOC118270726 gene encoding uncharacterized protein LOC118270726, with translation METLDKPLYPMYMEKLYKNLILCGEIDFYCLGCRELFHSIPEVEKHIRWERHRKFVKNERYLERYKKDCIYMIYEHFYCEICNYFFRDKNEIVLHIESRDHIAMKNKRKTEPLTEPKKFIGLYDTEYVIINKVILDMPQWNTIIDQKCYVCDEEVPENSYRNHITLLKHIVNLIQSKTVYEGERYYRLVCRKQSFCFTCKKVFSAEDFDNHWSTCENIEALEIQRLKETRAIGMADLAKMQELQKKLISTVQEFYWVDEKNNFATCKYCKTVVTILFKAMIDHMKNKHDKSHLSSDESSSDEEVVYSEIIDFGKRRKELAAFGRPHHIRLNHNASKGWCSVCDCYMSAHKRVFKIHIRGYIHKCFLEIHGLIPPEHEPEPRNFKALSVYDYSLEYVPSEKAFYIDNKYVVDVFSFFLLYKIEGNPHVKKTKCFACNELIAEGQERKHCETAEHKEKFLEAKLMEPGKNKDCPNFGEYIREIKPNLYHCGLCNRTLPFRASLEFHKASKGHLSIKTNRIVNPEAPAIIFNTKHDDVYFKLLAICMRDQAK, from the exons ATGGAGACTCTAGATAAACCCCTTTATCCAATGTACATggaaaagttatataaaaatcttataCTATGTGGCGAAATCGACTTTTATTGCCTAGGATGCAGAGAATTATTTCATAGCATACCAGAAGTTGAAAAACATATACGCTGGGAAAGACACAGAAAGTTTGTAAAAAATGAACGTTACTTAGAAAGGTACAAGAAAGACTGCATCTATATG ATATATGAACACTTTTACTGCGAAATATGTAACTATTTTTTCCGTGATAAAAACGAAATTGTTTTACACATCGAAAGTAGAGACCATATAGCTATGAAAAATAAGAGGAAAACCGAGCCCTTGACTGAGCCGAAGAAATTTATAGGACTTTATGATACTGAATACGTAATCATCAATAAAGTTATACTAGATATGCCGCAGTGGAACACTATAATTGACCAGAAGTGCTATGTGTGTGATGAAGAAGTTCCAGAGAATTCATATCGTAATcacataacattattaaaacatataGTGAACTTAATCCAATCCAAAACCGTATATGAAGGAGAGCGGTACTACCGACTG gtTTGCAGAAAGCAGTCTTTCTGCTTTACATGTAAGAAGGTTTTCTCAGCTGAAGATTTTGACAATCATTGGAGCACCTGTGAAAATATTGAAGCACTTGAGATACAGCGACTGAAGGAAACTAGAGCTATCGGTATGGCGGACTTAGCTAAGATGCAGGAATTGCAGAAGAAGCTAATTAGTACTGTACAAGAGTTCTACTGGGTAGATGAGAAAAACAACTTTGCAACATGCAAATACTGTAAGACAGTTGTAACTATACTGTTCAAGGCCATGATTGATcacatgaaaaataaacatgacaAATCACATCTATCATCTGACGAATCTTCTTCTGATGAAGAAGTCGTATACAGTGAAATTATAGACTTTGGCAAACGGAGGAAAGAATTGGCTGCATTTGGCAGACCACATCATATCAGACTCAATCATAATGCCAGTAAAGGGTGGTGCTCGGTCTGTGATTGCTACATGTCTGCTCATAAAAGagtttttaaaattcatattcgAGGATACATTCACAAGTGTTTCTTAGAAATCCATGGCTTGATTCCTCCGGAGCATGAACCTGAGCCCCGAAATTTTAAAGCACTTTCTGTTTATGATTATAGCTTGGAATATGTACCTTCAGAGAAAGcattttatattgataataaatatgtagtagatGTATTCAGCTTTTTCCTATTGTATAAAATTGAGGGCAATCCACATgtgaagaaaacaaaatgttttgcGTGCAATGAATTGATTGCGGAAGGGCAAGAGCGCAAACATTGTGAGACTGCTGAACATAAAGAGAAGTTTCTAGAAGCCAAACTCATGGAGCCTGGGAAGAACAAAGATTGTCCTAATTTTGGGGAATATATCAGAGAA ATAAAGCCAAACTTGTATCATTGTGGATTATGCAACCGTACCCTGCCATTCAGAGCATCATTGGAGTTTCACAAGGCATCAAAAGGACATCTATCGATAAAGACCAACCGAATTGTAAATCCCGAAGCCCCAGCtataatatttaacacaaaacatGATGACGTTTACTTCAAACTTTTAGCAATTTGTATGAGGGACCAAGCTAAGTAA